A stretch of DNA from Deinococcus seoulensis:
AACGCAGCAGACACCTCACCATTCCGGGTCGCCGGGCCGGACTAACTGCTCTGTGCACGCTGGCGCTGAGTATGGCGCTGGGCGTGGCCGACGCGCAGACCGGGCCGGGCAGTTACGGCGCGACCGTCAGCGGCGTGGACCTGATGGACGTGGACCTGATGTTCATCGGCGCGCACCCGGACGACGACGGCGGCGTGTCGGGTACCTTCGCCCGGTACGTGCTGGACGGCGGCCTGAAGGCCACGGTGATCACCCTGACCGGCGGTGAGGGCGGCGGGAACGCGACCGGTCCCGAGACGGGCCGCGCGCTGGGCCTGATCCGGCAGGAGGAGGAGCGCCGCTCGCTGAGCCTGCTGGGCGTTGACAGTCCGCACTTCCTGGGCCTGCAGGACTTCTACTTCACGTTGTCCGCCGAGGAAACCCAGCAGAAGTGGGGCGGGCAGCAGTTCGTGTGTGACGTGGTCCGCCTGGTGCGGCTACGCCGACCCGAGGTGATCGTCACCATGTGGCCCGGCCCAGGCACGCACGGGCAGCATCAGATGGCGGCCCGCGCCGCGACCCTGGCCTTCAACTCGGCCGGGGACAGCGGGTACTGCCCGGAACTGGCCGCCGAGGGCATCAAGCCGTTCACGCCGCTGAAGCTGTACTACTACCCGCCCACGGCCGAGGCGGCCACGGTCGCCGTGCCAACCGACGACGTCTCGCGCAGCGCCCGCCTGCGGTACGCAGACCTGAAGAGCGTGGCGCAGTTCAATTACCGCAGCCAGGGCTGGGACACGACCAATACGCTTCCGGCCCGCAGCGCCGGCCCCGAGAGATTCATGCTGGTCGGCAGCCGCGTTCCGACGCCCGAGAAGGAAATGTCACTGCTCGACGGCGTGTTCACGGCGCAGACCGGCAGTCCCGCCAGCGTGCGCCTCAGTGCTCGGCCCGCCAGTTATGACATCGGACGGGAACAACCCTCGGACGTGACCGTCACCTTCACCAACGCCGGCACCACTGACCTGACCGGGTTGACATTGACCGTGAGTGCACCGGATGGCTGGCAGGTCAGCGGCGCGGCCGCCCCACGCACCGTCCGCGCTGGCGAAACGGTTACCGAGACCGTGCAGGTGACAGCGCCCGCCGGTGCGCCCGCCGACCGGACCACGCTCACGGTCCGGTACGCCGCCCAGCAGACCGGACAGCCCATCACGGGCCGCGCCGCCACCTCCGTGCGGCCTGTCCCGGCGGTCGTGGCGCAGTTCACGCCCACATTCGACATTGCCGGGTACCAGGCGTTCGCCCGTGAGACCGGCACCGAGTGGGTGGCCGGGAACCTGCCCACCCGTCTGCCACTGGTACTGGGCACGCCCACCCCGGTCCGCGTGACCGTCACCAACCGTACCGCCGCGCCGGCCAGCGGGTCCCTGTCGCTCACGCTGCCGGCCGGCATCACCTCCGGGCCGCTGCCCACGTACACCCTCAAGCCCGGCGAGAGTCAGGAATTGACCGTGACCCTGACCGCCACGGCCGCCGCGCTGCCCGCCGGGCGTCAGAGTGCGCTGCTGCCCCTGAGCCTTACGGCCGGAACGTTCAGCGACTCGGCCAGCGCCTACCTGCTGCCCAGCCTGACCATCGGCCGCCTGAGCACCCCGCCCGTCATTGACGGGGACCTGAGCGACATTGCAGCGGCGGCGGGAAGCGCCATCGGCCCAGCCGACCTGTGGTGGCGAACCCAGCCAGACGGTCCCGCTGATGCCAGCGCCAGCTTCAAGCTCGCGTACGACGACGGTTACCTGTACGCCGGACTGAGCGTGAAAGACGAACTGGTGGCCTGCAACATCGCCCCGGACGACGTCAAGGCGCAGCTGCGCTCGGACGCCATCGGCATCACCGTGGATCCGGGTGGGAACAGCCGCGACACGTCCACCACCCTGATGGCCGCCGCGTTCCCGTGCACCACTGCCGGGTTCGGTGCGCGCGGCTTCCGCGACGCGGACGCCC
This window harbors:
- a CDS encoding PIG-L family deacetylase, which produces MITKRSRHLTIPGRRAGLTALCTLALSMALGVADAQTGPGSYGATVSGVDLMDVDLMFIGAHPDDDGGVSGTFARYVLDGGLKATVITLTGGEGGGNATGPETGRALGLIRQEEERRSLSLLGVDSPHFLGLQDFYFTLSAEETQQKWGGQQFVCDVVRLVRLRRPEVIVTMWPGPGTHGQHQMAARAATLAFNSAGDSGYCPELAAEGIKPFTPLKLYYYPPTAEAATVAVPTDDVSRSARLRYADLKSVAQFNYRSQGWDTTNTLPARSAGPERFMLVGSRVPTPEKEMSLLDGVFTAQTGSPASVRLSARPASYDIGREQPSDVTVTFTNAGTTDLTGLTLTVSAPDGWQVSGAAAPRTVRAGETVTETVQVTAPAGAPADRTTLTVRYAAQQTGQPITGRAATSVRPVPAVVAQFTPTFDIAGYQAFARETGTEWVAGNLPTRLPLVLGTPTPVRVTVTNRTAAPASGSLSLTLPAGITSGPLPTYTLKPGESQELTVTLTATAAALPAGRQSALLPLSLTAGTFSDSASAYLLPSLTIGRLSTPPVIDGDLSDIAAAAGSAIGPADLWWRTQPDGPADASASFKLAYDDGYLYAGLSVKDELVACNIAPDDVKAQLRSDAIGITVDPGGNSRDTSTTLMAAAFPCTTAGFGARGFRDADARQGPMETTAPGMQVASRRVDGGYDIEFRIPWAAMPTQPKEGDTLGLNIVMYDGDTADARPGANISQSGLAWASFSWGGKQAVPYLWPRVTLGR